The sequence AGGTCCGGCGTGCGTCCCGCACGGACGGTGCGGCGGAACGCCGCCTCCGAGACGACGGCGGCCAGAAAGCCGCTCCGGTGTTCCCGGGCCACGGTCAGGCCCGTGCGCACGACCTGACTGTCGAGCAGTCGGCACACCTCGTTGATGGCGTCGCCACGGTGGTCCGGCAGGGACAGCGGTCCGACGTGCACGGCGGCACGCAACCGGATCGCCGGAGCGCTGGCGAGCCGCTCACGGTCGTACCGGACGAGCGCTGCGTGCAGGTGTTCCAGCAGCGGGTCGACCAGCCGTGCGATGTCCTTGGCGGGCATGACGAAGATGGCCCCGTCGCCGGTGTCCTTGAACGCGCCCCGCAGGTCTCGTGGGTCCTGCAGCCCAATGTGGGCCAGCACGTTGGTGAGGACGTCATCCAGATCCGAACGGACCGGTGCCATCTTCGCTTCCGGGATTTTGCTGTAGCCCTGCATATCCACGGCCAGGAGCGCCTGCTCCGGAGGGACGTCGAGGGGCGTGGGCGGGGCAAGGGGCATGCTGTCACCGACCTTTCGGTCACGACGGAGGAGTTGAGTGCCCCATGCTGATCGGCCCGGGCGCGCTGTGGTGCCCACTACTGGGCACCACCCGGGTGCGGCCGGTCACATCGTGCTGCGGGCGTGGGCCTCGATCGATGTGATGTCGTGGATCAGCAGTCCGCCGCCCGGATCCGTCTCCAGCCAGCCCTCTTCCCGCCACGGCTTGATCGCCGTACCGACGGCGTTGCGGGAAGCGCCGATCATCTGGGAGAGCTCTTCCTGGGTCAATCGGACACTGACCGCCGACCGATTCGTCGAAGCCGCATCCACGAGCCGGCTCAGGGCACCCGCCAGGCGAACGGGAACACACGCGGTGGCGAGTTCGAGCCTGACGGCCTCGGACTCCCTGACCCGCGCGATCGCATGGCGCAGCAACGGGTTGAGCAGGCCGTTGCTCTCGACGAAGGAAAGGAATTCGGGGGCCGGAATGAGGTGCACGCGGCAGGATTCCGCAGCGATCACGGAAGCCGAGCGGGGCTGGGCATCCAGAACGGCCAGTTCGCCGAGCA comes from Streptomyces virginiae and encodes:
- a CDS encoding Crp/Fnr family transcriptional regulator, encoding MYQSHLAVIGENLWSQLRGLAPIRVRPARSVLLRQGDPGTHVVLLASGSTLVTLTGPNGERALLAVRGPGELLGELAVLDAQPRSASVIAAESCRVHLIPAPEFLSFVESNGLLNPLLRHAIARVRESEAVRLELATACVPVRLAGALSRLVDAASTNRSAVSVRLTQEELSQMIGASRNAVGTAIKPWREEGWLETDPGGGLLIHDITSIEAHARSTM